In the Clarias gariepinus isolate MV-2021 ecotype Netherlands chromosome 10, CGAR_prim_01v2, whole genome shotgun sequence genome, AAATGCTGTTGGTATGTTAAGCACCAAAATGAAATGCATGTTAAATCAATATTTACTTTGTAATCGGATACCAGCGGTTAACATaatctcactcatcatctaaacCGCTTTATTCCGTacacagggttgcggggggcctggagcctatcccaggagacttagggcacgaggaaCCAAAAACACTTCCTATATATAGCTAGTTTCATTTCAGcgttactatttttaaaaaggcgGCGCTACAATTTCACCACATTACCATGTGGTAAAActggtatataaaaaaaaaaaaatgtataaaaatttcCGAATAAAAGGGCATCATTTTTCAGTCTGCTTTAATTTGAGTGTTTGTGATCTGATTAAGAGCTTTATACTGGAAATGATTGTTTATCTAGgctttaaatcttttaatgttTTCATAGGAACTGTAATAAAACAACCGTAAAGGCAAGAAAAGtattttcccccactgtatgtataaaagTAGTCATTTTGGTAGTTCCAAGACAGGCTTGGTGCACAGATACATAATTGAGGCTCTACTGGTTAAAGAAATTCCTCACGTCTTTTGTAGTATTCTTTAACCGTAACACGCTGCAGGCAAAATATTTGCTCATGAGACAGATTTCCCCCACAGTGAAGGTTTTGCGCTTTGACAGAGTTGACAGAGAGGATTACAGACACTATGTCTATTGAGTATCCAGATTTTTATGTAATACATAAACATTTTCATATAACCATAACTAGTTTTAAATAAGGACATGAGCACATTATAAAGAAAATACACATTACTGTAACAAAGGAATACACTCACAATATGGAGAAGCTTCAACACCTCCACAAACCTGAGAaggaaaatattatattagtaaCGCATAAAAGTATTAACCCGAATGAGGTGCAGGATCGCTGTTAAACATGTGGACTTACACTTTCTCAGAACTCACGATCTCTTTAGCGATGTAAGACAGCTTGGTTCTCCTGGAGCCCTTAAATCAAAAAAGTCAAGATAAAAACGACAACCGATATTTACAGCAAATTTGACAGTATAAACAATATAATGCAATACCTGATTCTTCCATTTGTTAGAATTGGTTGCtagttcatcatcatcatcatcatcataatcatcttcttcttctgagCTGCTTTCAAATTCCCTCTCTGAAGGCGGATCATTGGAGTAGACAAACTCGTCATGTACATATCTTATGGAAGGCGAGCGAAAAGAGACTGGGTTTGTGGTGAAGCTTTTAAAGGAAAACGAAGCCACAATCAAATCATGCATGTTATTTTTACAGTGTGGGATTagtgtatttagaaaaaaaatggagaaatgAAAAATCTACACaccctaaaataaaacaatagttCCTTAATAATTCTTTGTATGGTGGCATTTTTAGTTGAAACAATTTCTTCCTCTAAGTTTCTTCCTTCAGTTCTAGGGTTTGTATTGGTACGTGCTCAgagaataaacatatatatttgataatttcgtggaatttagatttatttatattatttatatttctcacCTCTTATTATGGTCCTGATTCACTTTGGTGTTAAACTCTCTGCAATCTTGCATTTTTCCGTTGatactttcttctttttccgATGCTTTTCTTTGCCAGATTGTTGGGTCTTGTTGCATCAGTACCCCAGGGCTTTTTGTGATGCCAACATTTATGTTTTCTTGCAAGTCTCCATATTGATACTCATTACCAAAATCATCTCCATCCACACTACACTCAACAGTAAATTCATCTTGGGGGAAGCTGACCTGGTGTGTCCTGTATTGTGGTATTAGAATCTGATTTCTGGTTTGGTTTTTGGTGACAGGCAAGGGCTCGTCCACTGATTGCTCGTCCTTGCTTGGGGTCGTCTCCGGACCTTGTCCTCCCTTGGAGAACAGCTTGGGCAACCTTTTCATTGAGAATTCAAAATCCTTTAGCTTTTTGAAGGACGACTTCCTCTGGCCGTCTGACTGCTTCAGGTCTACGTGGGTCAAAGACTTGACTTTAGGCTTCAAAGTAGAACCAGATTTTTTCCCTGGAGTGCTTTCTGATGTGGTGTTATCAGGCACATCCCGGCCTGTTTTCTGTTCCGGCGAAAAAACTTTCCAGCGTGGATAATCCCCTGTCGGGTCCACATTGTCAGTCTGACTTTCTGTTCTACTTTTGGATGACTTCTCATTTGTAATCCGTTTTCTAGGAGTAACAGCTTTTCCTTCCTTGTAAACTGAAGCTAGCGTACTCTCTTTCACAGTTAAAGCTTTATATTTTGGCTTGACATGTCCTCTTGAGGTAATGTCAGACTTCTCTGGGCGTCCAACATGGCTGCTTTTCAGGATGTTCTGGACAGATATTGGTGAGGCCCTTTGATCAGGAAGTAGAACAGAGGACAAATGGCCATGTTCTTCACCTGCAGAGTGTCTACGCTGTGTGTTGTTGAACATGACTGGAATAAACTCTGTAGTTTTGGGTTGCAATACAGTTGGTGAAAAAACATGAGTAGCATGAGGTGTGCTGGTTGCTTTCCTTTCAGAAACTGCAGAGCCATTTGTAAGATTGTGACGGGTTTTCACAGTCCCATGGTTCTGGCCAGGTAGAACTTGTATAGGCTTCATATGGTCAACTGAAAACTCACGTACATTGTGAGGAGAGGTGGCTGATGCTTGAGTTGAATTAACCTCAGCTTTATCATTATTTCGGGAACGCGAGTGCTGAGTGCTGTCCACTTGTTGCTGAAAATGGGACCGATACTCACTGGCGAAAACAGAAACCGGTTTCCATTCTGGTTTAAAGGGTTTAGAAGGACGCGGCTGTGACGCAAGCGCAGAGTTCATTGGAGGTTGGGAAGCGTCCAGGTCAAGTGCTTGAGGTACTGATTTTTGTAGTGGCATATACTTCGGTTTAGTGGCCAATGCTGGCTTTTCCACATCTATTACAGGTCCTAAAACACAGAAGAACAAGTAATAAGTCTACTAGAAGGTCAAGAGTAGTTCACAAACAGTACAGAAAACATTCACCAGACATGATGGATTCtacgaggggcattcaagtcaaaccaggacttatgCATAAAAtcgactgacatttacagaagacatcaaGCACAGTACAATGATAAGACTCTTGGTCACAGAACAACATTTGAAtagtgaaatgttttaaagcactcTGTATATCCGTCAATGATAAGCCTgaccgaggtggctcggagccactgcagtcgttcccatggACATTCAGAAAGGGGAATGCCGGATCCTGGAAAATTGACAAATAACTTCTTGTAAGTTGCACCTGTCTGTTGGAACTGCGGAAGAGATGTACCTGTCTGTGCgaactgtacatacaatcattcaccaacaccacttgcacattacaggacctTGGCTAGGAGTTATTGTCTCATCCCCTGTACAgacctgacctcactccaagccatgtCCACATGGTTGGGACATTCCTgcgaggccagtgtttcagacgtgaagcacgGCTCTGGTGTTCTTTCAAGCTTAATGGTATCCAaccactagtgaaatgctgggataaaggcattatatgtaaaaaatgaTGCATCAGAAGCCACCACGCAGAGACCTTTTCATACTGTaactgttgcattcctagtATCAAGCCACTTCTGTACCAGAGACAGCGTCAGAAGCGTCTTTTTTTTAGCtcagcagaaaaaaagaactaGACCAATTCCCAGTCCTCTTCTTAGAtataataagtaagtaaatttATAAGTAACTTTCTCATTAGTTTGGAACATAACCTCTCAGCTCATAGTCTGGATTAAAagtggagaggcacagaattcaAAGTGCTTGAAGTACAGTTTGAGATCATGACAGTTGATGATGatttggggtgccatgtcatctgctgatGTTGGTTCACGGAGTTTTAAGTCCAAAGTCACACAACTAAGCCACCGAGCCGCCACAGATGAAATAACACTTTGAAATATTTTACCTTACATGTAATGAATCAAGAAGACACgcaataatgttttataaatatataaaagcatTCCTTGAAAACTCTACAGACTGTTGTGTGTAAACCTCAAACCAGCCTTTCCAGTAACTCCCCCCCACCTCATACTATATCCAATCATGATTGCCTGATTGGATAACTAcatgaatgtgcaggtgttCCCAATATTGCGCAAGGAGAgcgtatactgtatgcatacacAAATGCAGAATATAATAAAGCATGTAAAACCTGTTAGGGATATAAACCTCATTCCTCCTTCTAATAAGATACGATTTCAACTGCTAAGCCAATTCAGCTAATTCAGCTTAGCTGTTGACTTTGCTATGATTTTCTGATCTGCTGTATTCAGAATTTAGACTGCTGTTAATTTATGAATGAATAGGATATAGAAAAGTACTACTTTTAAAGGTTCAGTTATAGAAGTTTGAACCACTTTGGGTACGAGGCgggcacaccctggacggggtgccaatgcatcgcaggacacacacacacacacacacacacacacactcccacaaatTCACAAGCTcattcgcacacacacaaggcaAGTTGAGAACACAAGCAATGTTTTTGGACTGAGGGAGAAAACTGAAGTTTCCTTCAAgaatggagagaacatgcaaactcaatgcacagaTATAGATACAAAATCGAACCcgtaccctggaggtgtgagggggcaatgctaaccactaggccACCTTGCCTTTACCCCTCCTTTTAATACTCATAAACATTTATGATTATTTCAATAGTACATAATGTCTCACATACtcttactcatcgtctacaccgcggcatcctgtatacaggggcctggagcctatatcaggagacttaggacatgaACCAGGGTACAACCCAGGATGGGGTACCATTTCAtcacggcacacacacacacacacacacattggacagcgggaggaaaccagagtacttggaggaaacccatcaagcaccatgtaaaccccatgcacactgatccagaggtgggaatcgaacccggaccctggaggtgcgaagcGACAGTCCTAACCAGTGCCGACTCCTttcaataatcataaaaagtcCAATCATTTcatatacatatgtatacaggataaagtattAAAGCTACACATGATTGTGATCCATGGTGACAGATTACATGGTAATGGATTATACAACCATTTTCATTcgaatttaatattaaaacactttttttttcattctcacaCCCTGGGATGATCTTTTCTTTACTTCCGGTCCTGATGAAACGAGgtcggtgtttttttttttttttttttttaaatcaaatgattAAAACCCCTGTATACGGAAAGCAGGTTATGATTTACCTCAAGCCAGAGGAATAAAAGCGAGATTTCCGTGActgtgagtgagagtgtagtGAGAGTGTAGTGCAGTAAAGTAAATGTTGCGAGCTGTGAGCTGACAGGTGAGATCCTGGCGCGCGGCTCCGCTCGTCACTCactcacgcacgcacgcactcactcaGGCACGGACTCACTCACCTGCGCGCCGCTCCATGGCTCCGCTACCTTCTCTTCCTATTTCTCATTACTGCTCCCGGGtttgttcttctctctctcacacacacacacctgacacctCAAATCTCAGTGTAATCCAAAGGAAAGACGTGTTGACATCAATATTTCACAATGCAGTAAGATTCCAAGCCGGCAGGCAGTCTTGAGAGATCCTGCGATTCAAAAGTGAAATcctcaatcacaatcacaacaATCCGAGTGGAAATTGCGCACTTTTTACGCAGCCGCAGAACAGGTATGATTCCCAAAGCCAAATCCGATGATGTAACCAATTTCTCTaacgatttttttaaatattctaacaGATGATTATTATTCCAGACAGCTCCAGCCAGACCGACTTGCTCCAACGAATAGTTTTAACAATATTCAGACTAAGTTTCGAGGCGCGATTGCACTCTGGATTACACTTGTCTTGTGTGGCAGGTGCGCTTCACAGACACTCACTACTGCCTCCTGCTGGACGGGCTTGGACACACgcttatttaaatttcataaacAACTGACAGAACACTGTACTAGTGctgatctttgtgtgtgtgtgtgtgtgtgtgtgtgtgtgtgtgtgtgttacatataATACACAAAAAGTGTGTGCCAAAAAActacttctaaagtttattCAACATGGTAGTGAGCAAGCCACctttccttaaaaataaaaaattgattcCCGCTAATCGTGTGattgattcccacctcatggtctgtgtgcatagagtttgcatgttctccctgtgcttggtgggtttcctctgggtacaccTGGTTTCCCCATTCCACAATGCAAAGACATGTAGAGAAGTACTGtaagctaactggtgttcccaaattgccgtagtgtgtgaatgagtgtatgaatGTTGACGGGAGGTCTAAGttgtggaaaaaaagagaattaataATAGTCACCATTGGCCCCCACTGTCCCAAGTTAAACTACAAAGGTTCCCATATGAAAGGATTTCATATGTCGCCCCAAAATAGCCATTTTCATCGTTATACTGGCTCGcttcaaacaaaaataatttaaaatgtgaattATTCATATCTTTTTATgaatattgatactaaaattggtgtaagcttttaGAAGTCACATGTTTCTAGAAATGACACCAATTTTAAAGAGAttggtttttggtaaaagcttaaaaagcttatatatatatatatatatatatatatatatatatatacacacacacatacacacacacataaaatattttaccatGCATGCTGCAATATCTCATATCTCAGCAATGTGGAGTTTtagaaaaacacacattttcagtTTTATGGGCAGGAAattgttatcagatgtgtttcttttaatctgataaaaaaaaaaaatgtctatgtatatttacaaaaatgaagcATGGATTAGGAGATACGAAGCATTAATATTTATGAtatatattatgaaaaatggtgttatatgatcctatttGACAATTCTCTTTTTGACCTATAATTAAGCGGCATAACTCCACCCTACTGGTGATTACTGCCCCACAACAGCCAACAGCCTATTGAACatactttttagcaccaataccatttTTGGCCTAATACATTTGTGACTACTCTTGTGAAAAGATTTCAATAATtcaatgtataataataataataataataataataataataataaaaatgataataataataataattattattattattattattatttaacagtttCATTTGCTTGTCTCGTTACCCATAGACAGAAAGATTTCCATAATGACAGACTTAGAAAATGCTTTATCCCCACATCCATTTGAGTTTTTAAACCTCTCTTAGGGGCATGGATATATGGATTAGGAGATCTAGGCTTAAGGCTATCACAGTACTACCCGCAAACTCTTTCATCTTCTGGCTTTAGGGTCTGCTCACTTACTCTCAACACTACTTATTATGCCAGTGGGCTTAGACCTAGCCACCTGTCACTTTTCATGCTGTTCTGTTTGCACTGTTGTCCCTTTGTCACTGatacaataatgtttgcactgcattattattactattattattatttattttttctcctgGCAGCACAgtgacatagtggttagcactgtggcataGTACCTCCAGAGTTGAGAGTTCGGTTCCTGccttttgcatgttctcgctgtccttggtaggttttctcccacagttcaaggGCATAAAGATTGGCGTTACAATATTGcccaatactgtatgtgtgtgttttgtgtgtgtgcgtcatttaaattattaacacCCAGTCCAGAGTAtactctgcctcgtgccctaagtctcttggaaTAGGCTCTAACTACCCAAACTGACCCTGTAAATAGCATTatcagtatagaagatgaatgaataaatgaataactttGGTCAGCTCTCACATCTTTGCTGTGTCTACTGACTATATACATAAACTACACAGTGTGcaatgatgttgttgttgtgagtCACCTGGAAAACATAACCAGCGTCTCTTGAGAAAAAAGCTATTTCCACTCTGGTTTTTGTCTCCTGGTAATGTTTCACCATCAAAGCAACAACAATGATAACAACTTTGTCATAGTGCTGGCTTGTAGTTTAATTTACAGGTTCATATTAATGCAATGTTTTAATTAGCTACATGTACCTGTAATAACTAATAAGATAGACACTTGTATGTTGGCCTCCTCTATAGAAATGGATTAAAATGTGTGCAGTTGTTAATATGGTAAAGGTTACTGtaagttatttatttagcttttatcCAATTTTAATTATCATATTATGATAGCAAGAGATGCTATGAGGAGTTATGACTGCTTTAGCTGATATAAGTGATGACAAGCTCTAACTCACTTTACAGATGTTCAGCAACATTTTACTTATGTAATTATGAGCagataaaatatgtaatttctTACTGAACATAAAACTGGCAAATTGCTGTGTTAGAAAATCAAAACGTAACTTTGCAACAGACCAcatcataaaaatgtataattcaaTAAATACGTACAATTGTtatgttacattaaaataacatttttttatattgttgaaaaaataaaataaaataaaatgaaattcaaataatAGAAAATTATAATTGAAGGTTATAACAGCATAACTCCACCCTACTGGTGATTACTGTCCCACAACAGCCAACAGCCTATTGCACAAAAATGTGAgtttattcaaattttaattgaatctacaaATTCATACAATATGTATTAACCCTGAAACAACTGACAGAAATGGTATCAGATGCTGTTACTGAGAACTAAAACTTATACACAAAATAGACATTTGTAAAAATTCGTACTGTTTGATATCATAgacatacttttttattttacaaatttttacatttttaaataataatgaaaaataagtttaaatattGAGTCTAGGCAAGAAACTCAGTGACGTTCTCTGTTTCACATTGTTTCCAAACTGTACACAAAGGACTACACCTGTTGGGACAAATGTGGCTGTGCTTTGGCTTTAGTCCTCATCATACTGCTGTGCTAGTGTGCGTAGCTTGTCCACCAACACTGGAAATTAGAAAACcacaaataaacatgtttttattctCTTAACAATTTATGAAATTAAATGGTACATGTACTATCTATACATACTGTGATATACCTCCTATGCATCATAATATCAGCATAGCTACAGACATCACTGTAGTTAACTTATCCTTCAGTAAAGTCTTGCTGGTTCATTAACAGAGTGTACAGTGGGGTTACTgaatattattatgtaattgGTTATATGTGTCAATACCTCCAGCAGAAGGTCTTTGGAATGGCTCAAATGAACGGCAAGCATTAATGAGATCCTTCAGCTGACGCGGACAGTCAGGCGGCAGGGGCTCCATTATCTTCTCCTCACACACCTTTTTATAGATGCTACTAGTGGAATTGCAATCTGTGTATAAAAGCAGGATAAATAAGAGAGGGTGATTAAAGCTCTAAAGTAACATAACGTTCCTAAAATATAGATAGAAAATGTGAACTGCTACATGCCTTTAAAGGGGACTTGCCGTGTTGCGATCTCCCACAGGACGATGCCAAAACTGTGAAGATCACACACAACAGCTATGAGCTACTAAACTGTAAGGTACAATAACCTAATAAGAGTGAGTTTGCCTTCGTATTTACCTGTAGATCTCACAGGCTTTGTCATACTGATGGTTTATGTCTTGCAGCTGCTGTGGAGAAATGTACATCTTCAAGCTGTTCCCCTTCTGCTTACTGTTCTTTAGGGATATTTCTGTCTTTGCCAACTCAAATCCTCCAAGCTTGAaagacacatatacacacatttgtctgatttttgtttttcatttacataatttacttATGCTCTGCTCTTACACCTCATCCCAGCCCTAAACTTAACCAAAGCACCAAAAGAAATGCTCGGAGATCTCGGAGACCTGCCAAATGTCCTCACACTGTACAAATGGTCAGATATCCCTTTTCTTGTGGTATAAGACTTAAACACAATGATATATTAGTCCAAACAAACTTTTCTGAAATGCTATTTAAATAGAGGGGAATTCAGGTGATAAGTACACCAGTCAGCTTTAGCattaggttccccttgtgccaccaaaacagtggGTTGCAGGATCGGCGTCCTGTGAGTATCCATCAAATTGGGATCTGGGAGTTTGAGGGCCGTTTTGGTGGCCTTGGGCTGTTTGTCTGCACGGCCTCAAGCATGGgaagctgtggtgcactggatgTTCTTGTGCCTTTCTATTATGGCTTGCATTGGCTTTTTTCAGagaaaaatgtgctacattGACTTTACTGTGGGATCGGACCTACTTTAAACCCCACAGGCTTAGATGCTTGGGTGCGCCTGTTACAAGGTtattaattgataatcaatgttaatcaattcacctggcagtgttgctatgttatggctgatcagtgtatctTGGTGATCTTAAATGACCATTGTTATGGTCAAAATACCATTAAccatttataacatttacagtCTACCAGAACTTGTTGATATTACCTTTACTCGGTAGCCAGCTGCCACTAGAAACTTGCAGCTAGTGATGCAGCCATGTACCTTAAACTTCTCTTCTGACTGATGCAACCTGCAGTGGAAAAAAGACATACAAGCAGTTTACATGGATTCACAACACATATCTTCCACCAGCCATtcattcatctaggaacctctttCTTCCAACTgaggaccgtggaggccaatggtgaccagttgtttttattcccatttttacgaccgtgg is a window encoding:
- the LOC128531858 gene encoding FYVE, RhoGEF and PH domain-containing protein 6-like isoform X1, which gives rise to MERRAGPVIDVEKPALATKPKYMPLQKSVPQALDLDASQPPMNSALASQPRPSKPFKPEWKPVSVFASEYRSHFQQQVDSTQHSRSRNNDKAEVNSTQASATSPHNVREFSVDHMKPIQVLPGQNHGTVKTRHNLTNGSAVSERKATSTPHATHVFSPTVLQPKTTEFIPVMFNNTQRRHSAGEEHGHLSSVLLPDQRASPISVQNILKSSHVGRPEKSDITSRGHVKPKYKALTVKESTLASVYKEGKAVTPRKRITNEKSSKSRTESQTDNVDPTGDYPRWKVFSPEQKTGRDVPDNTTSESTPGKKSGSTLKPKVKSLTHVDLKQSDGQRKSSFKKLKDFEFSMKRLPKLFSKGGQGPETTPSKDEQSVDEPLPVTKNQTRNQILIPQYRTHQVSFPQDEFTVECSVDGDDFGNEYQYGDLQENINVGITKSPGVLMQQDPTIWQRKASEKEESINGKMQDCREFNTKVNQDHNKSFTTNPVSFRSPSIRYVHDEFVYSNDPPSEREFESSSEEEDDYDDDDDDELATNSNKWKNQGSRRTKLSYIAKEIVSSEKVFVEVLKLLHINFRDAVMKAALQSGKTVIDERSLNQILFSLPQLYELNLGLLKELEERVAKWDEHSGLADIFLKKGPYLKMYSSYICEFDKNVALLEEQCRKSPAFAKVVQEFESSPRCANLALKHYMLKPVQRLPQYQLLLTEYFENLDEDSPDYKDAQAALNIVKEVANHANETIKREDDFQKVMQVQCSLTGYHEIVKPGRVLLKEGILLKLSRKVMQPRMFFLFSDALMYATPLQPGQYKLNNELSLSGMKVSKPGHEGYQNELNIESVERSFILSANSPASRDEWLEAISNAIEDYTKKMTTFQPSSKGPEEGDRDNWDSAAQLGTKAPIWIPDLRATMCMICTCEFTLTWRRHHCRACGRVVCQACSVNKHPLEYLKNRPARVCDQCFEILQNNSLGNQAPGSGVLSPASKSFHFRKQKKIPAALKEVSANTDGSSMSGYLDRMKAKKKQWKRLWFVIKDKVLYTYAASEDVAALESLPLLGFSITEDDPESAQQFQLYHKDKIFYIFKSEDPNIYSRWVKAFREAVIL
- the LOC128531858 gene encoding FYVE, RhoGEF and PH domain-containing protein 6-like isoform X2; protein product: MPLQKSVPQALDLDASQPPMNSALASQPRPSKPFKPEWKPVSVFASEYRSHFQQQVDSTQHSRSRNNDKAEVNSTQASATSPHNVREFSVDHMKPIQVLPGQNHGTVKTRHNLTNGSAVSERKATSTPHATHVFSPTVLQPKTTEFIPVMFNNTQRRHSAGEEHGHLSSVLLPDQRASPISVQNILKSSHVGRPEKSDITSRGHVKPKYKALTVKESTLASVYKEGKAVTPRKRITNEKSSKSRTESQTDNVDPTGDYPRWKVFSPEQKTGRDVPDNTTSESTPGKKSGSTLKPKVKSLTHVDLKQSDGQRKSSFKKLKDFEFSMKRLPKLFSKGGQGPETTPSKDEQSVDEPLPVTKNQTRNQILIPQYRTHQVSFPQDEFTVECSVDGDDFGNEYQYGDLQENINVGITKSPGVLMQQDPTIWQRKASEKEESINGKMQDCREFNTKVNQDHNKSFTTNPVSFRSPSIRYVHDEFVYSNDPPSEREFESSSEEEDDYDDDDDDELATNSNKWKNQGSRRTKLSYIAKEIVSSEKVFVEVLKLLHINFRDAVMKAALQSGKTVIDERSLNQILFSLPQLYELNLGLLKELEERVAKWDEHSGLADIFLKKGPYLKMYSSYICEFDKNVALLEEQCRKSPAFAKVVQEFESSPRCANLALKHYMLKPVQRLPQYQLLLTEYFENLDEDSPDYKDAQAALNIVKEVANHANETIKREDDFQKVMQVQCSLTGYHEIVKPGRVLLKEGILLKLSRKVMQPRMFFLFSDALMYATPLQPGQYKLNNELSLSGMKVSKPGHEGYQNELNIESVERSFILSANSPASRDEWLEAISNAIEDYTKKMTTFQPSSKGPEEGDRDNWDSAAQLGTKAPIWIPDLRATMCMICTCEFTLTWRRHHCRACGRVVCQACSVNKHPLEYLKNRPARVCDQCFEILQNNSLGNQAPGSGVLSPASKSFHFRKQKKIPAALKEVSANTDGSSMSGYLDRMKAKKKQWKRLWFVIKDKVLYTYAASEDVAALESLPLLGFSITEDDPESAQQFQLYHKDKIFYIFKSEDPNIYSRWVKAFREAVIL